Proteins found in one Pongo pygmaeus isolate AG05252 chromosome 8, NHGRI_mPonPyg2-v2.0_pri, whole genome shotgun sequence genomic segment:
- the LOC129006141 gene encoding histidine-rich protein PFHRP-II-like: MVQVAGGTVKWVHRSRCTHTSKCTHTSKCTVCTHTHTLPRAQEQVHTHHDQRRYAHTHTHTQPNAQHAHTPVHTTQGTGASVYTPRPNAQCAHTHAHYLGQRSRCAHTTTKCTVCTHTCTLPRAREQVYTHHDQMHSVHTHTHTTQGTEASVYTPRPNAQCAHTHAHYPGHRSRCAHTTTKCGVDTHTHTTQGTGAGAHTPRSNAVWTHTRTLPRAQEQVCTHHDQMCSVHTHPCTLPRAQEQVYIHHDQMHSVHTHTTQGTGASVYTPRPNAVFTHTRTLPRAPEQVYTHHDQMHSVHTHAHYPGHRSKCIHTTTKCTVCALPPHAGMCAHTRAHTFCLFSMGSWFHFLSSGGSCSHRPPQRCPATLSEISFSNNAIPY, from the coding sequence ATGGTGCAGGTGGCAGGTGGGACAGTGAAGTGGGTGCACAGgagcaggtgcacacacacaagcaaatgcaCACACACTAGCAAATGCacagtgtgcacacacacacacacactacccaGGGCACAGGAGCAGGTGCACACACACCATGACCAAAGGcggtatgcacacacacacacacacacacaaccaaatgcacagcatgcacacacacccgtGCACACTACCCAGGGCACAGGAGCAAGTGTATACACACCACGGCCAAATGCacagtgtgcacacacacatgcacactaccTAGGGCAAAGGAGCAGGTGCGCACACACCACGACCAAATGCacagtgtgcacacacacatgcacactaccTAGGGCACGGGAGCAAGTGTATACACACCATGACCAAATGCacagtgtgcacacacacacgcacactacCCAGGGCACAGAAGCAAGTGTATACACACCACGGCCAAATGCacagtgtgcacacacacatgcacactaccCAGGGCACAGGAGCAGGTGTGCACACACCACGACCAAATGCGGTGtggacacacacacgcacactacCCAGGGCACAGGAGCAGGTGCGCACACACCACGATCAAATGCAGTGtggacacacacacgcacactacCCAGGGCACAGGAGCAGGTGTGCACACACCACGACCAAATGTGCAGTGTGCACACACACCCGTGCACACTACCCAGGGCACAGGAGCAAGTGTATATACACCACGACCAAATGCacagtgtgcacacacacactacccAGGGCACAGGAGCAAGTGTATATACACCACGACCAAATGCAGTGTTCACCCACACACGCACACTACCCAGGGCACCGGAGCAGGTGTATACACACCACGACCAAATGCAcagtgtgcacacacacgcacactacCCAGGACACAGGAGCAAGTGTATACACACCACGACCAAATGCACAGTGTGTGCACTCCCCCCACATGCTggcatgtgtgcacacacccGTGCGCACACTTTCTGCCTGTTCTCCATGGGTTCCTGGTTTCATTTTCTATCTAGTGGTGGCAGCTGTTCTCACAGGCCTCCACAGCGATGCCCAGCTACCCTTTCTGAAATCAGCTTCTCTAATAATGCCATCCCTTATTAA